One Vicugna pacos chromosome 12, VicPac4, whole genome shotgun sequence genomic window carries:
- the KRT2 gene encoding keratin, type II cytoskeletal 2 epidermal, whose amino-acid sequence MSCQISCKSRGIGGGGGGGFRGFSSGSAVVSGGSRRSATSFSCLSRHGGGGFGSQSLAGLGGTKYISASVAGGGRSFSSIGGFGGRRGGFGGGIGFGSGIGFGGGSGFGGGSGFGGGSGFGGSRFGGGGRGRFGGGGGFGGFGGPGGFGPGGFPGGGIHEVSINQSLLQPLNVKVDPEIHNVKSQEREQIKTLNNKFASFIDKVRFLEQQNQVLQTKWELLQQIDVSTRTTRLDPLFQEYIGKLQTYVNTLSAERTSQDSELNNMQDLVEDFKKKYEDEINKRTDAENDFVKLKKDVDNAYKNKVDLQVKVDMINQEIDFLKILFDAELSQLQQNVTDTNVILSMDNNRSLNLDSIISEVKSQYEEIAQKSKAEAEALYHSKYEELQITAGKHGDSLKEVKMEISELNRVIQRLQGEISQVKKQCKNVQDSIADAEQRGEDALKDAQNKLSELEDTLQKNKEDLAHLLRDYQELLSTKLALDVEIATYRKLLEGEECRMSGDLSSSVTVSVTSSTVSSNVGSRAGFGGHGAGGRGSGSGGGGYSSGSSSYGSGGRRSSSRGSGGGGSGSGGGYGSGGGYGSGGKHSSGGGSRGVSGSGGGSGSGGGYSSGGGSIGGSGSGGGYGSGGGSKADFSSGRGGSSSVKGGSGSGEGHGSSVTFSFR is encoded by the exons ATGAGTTGTCAGATCTCGTGCAAATCTCGAGgaataggaggaggaggtggaggaggattccGGGGCTTCAGCAGTGGTTCAGCTGTGGTCTCCGGTGGGAGCCGGCGATCAGCCACCAGCTTCTCCTGCTTGAGCCGGCACGGTGGTGGCGGCTTTGGCAGTCAGAGCCTTGCTGGTCTTGGAGGGACCAAGTACATCTCCGCTAGTGTGGCTGGAGGAGGTAGAAGCTTTAGCTCCATTGGAGGATTTGGTGGCAGAAGAGGTGGCTTTGGAGGTGGCATCGGCTTTGGAAGTGGCATCGGCTTTGGAGGAGGCAGTGGCTTTGGAGGAGGCAGTGGCTTTGGAGGAGGCAGCGGCTTTGGAGGCAGCCGTTTTGGTGGAGGTGGTAGAGGCCGGTTTGGAGGTGGTGGTGGCTTTGGAGGTTTTGGAGGTCCTGGTGGCTTTGGGCCTGGAGGATTCCCTGGTGGAGGCATCCACGAAGTGTCTATCAACCAGAGCCTCCTGCAGCCTCTCAACGTGAAAGTTGACCCAGAAATACATAATGTGAAGTCCCAGGAGCGGGAGCAGATCAAAACTCTCAACAACAAATTTGCTTCCTTCATCGACAAG GTGAGGTTCCTGGAGCAGCAGAACCAGGTGCTGCAGACCAAATGGGAGCTGCTGCAACAAATTGACGTCAGCACCCGTACCACCCGCCTGGACCCCCTCTTTCAGGAGTACATTGGCAAACTGCAGACTTACGTGAACACGCTTTCTGCAGAAAGAACATCACAAGATTCAGAGCTGAACAACATGCAGGATCTTGTCGAGGATTTTAAGAAGAA GTATGAGGATGAAATCAACAAGCGCACAGATGCTGAGAATGATTTTGTGAAACTTAAAAAG GACGTGGACAATGCCTACAAGAACAAGGTGGACCTGCAGGTCAAGGTGGACATGATAAACCAGGAGATTGACTTCTTGAAAATCCTCTTTGATGCG GAGCTGTCTCAGCTGCAACAGAATGTCACGGACACCAATGTCATCCTGTCCATGGACAACAACCGCAGCCTGAACCTGGACAGCATCATCTCCGAGGTCAAGAGCCAGTATGAAGAGATCGCCCAGAAGAGTAAGGCTGAGGCTGAGGCGCTGTACCACAGCAAG TACGAGGAGCTGCAGATCACTGCTGGGAAGCACGGAGACAGCCTGAAGGAGGTCAAGATGGAGATCAGCGAGCTGAACCGTGTGATCCAGAGGCTGCAAGGGGAGATCTCCCAAGTGAAGAAGCAG tGTAAGAATGTGCAAGACTCCATAGCAGATGctgagcagaggggagaggatgCCCTCAAAGATGCCCAGAACAAGCTGTCTGAGCTGGAGGACACCCTGCAGAAGAACAAGGAGGACCTGGCCCACCTGCTGCGTGACTACCAGGAGCTGCTGAGCACCAAGCTGGCCCTGGACGTGGAGATCGCCACCTACCGCAAGCTGCTGGAGGGCGAGGAGTGCCG GATGTCTGGAGACCTCAGCAGCAGTGTGACTGTGT CTGTCACGAGCAGCACCGTCTCTTCGAACGTGGGGTCCAGGGCTGGTTTTGGAGGCCATGGTGCTGGAGGTAGAGGGTCCGGTTCTGGAGGAGGAGGATACAGCTCTGGAAGCAGCAGTTATGGCTCCGGAGGCCGAAGGTCCAGCTCCAGAGGCAGTGGTGGAGGAGGCTCTGGCTCTGGTGGCGGGTATGGCTCTGGAGGAGGATATGGTTCTGGAGGAAAACACAGCTCTGGAGGCGGCTCCAGAGGAGTCTCTGGCTCTGGGGGAGGGTCTGGTTCTGGAGGAGGATACAGTTCTGGAGGTGGCTCCATAGGGGGCTCTGGCTCTGGGGGAGGGTACGGCTCTGGGGGCGGCTCCAAAGCGGACTTTAGCTCCGGAAGGGGAGGTTCTAGCTCAGTAaagggtggttctggctcaggtgAAGGTCACGGTTCCAGCGTGACCTTCTCTTTTAGATAA